In Geminocystis sp. NIES-3708, a single window of DNA contains:
- a CDS encoding ABC transporter permease subunit gives MLPLIEAFLNGISIGSVLLIAALGLAIVFGLMGVINLAHGELMMLGAYTTFVVQNLFKPLGEPWFNFYIFVAIPAAFIVAAIAGIILERGVIRFLYGRPLETLLATWGVSLILRQLVRSVNWSMTIGLIIFSVMFFGAMWFLSRQQNWQQIRTKFLSITLPLSSAIAIIAGILINNSGNQALTKPWFSARSVDVTAPSWLRGGIPLGGFQFPMTRVFIIVLTILCILAVYWFLNASDWGLKIRAVTQNRTMSSCLGIPTATVDALTFALGSGLAGIAGVAISLIGSVSPNTGQNYIVDTFMVVVVGGVGNLLGSIIAALAIGIVTYIVGSGSLSLVLMSQDSLTPIIEIINFFATTSMAKVLVFVIIIAFLQIKPSGIFPQKGRTAEL, from the coding sequence ATGTTACCTCTGATAGAAGCGTTTTTAAATGGTATTAGTATTGGCTCTGTCTTATTAATTGCGGCTTTAGGATTAGCCATCGTCTTCGGATTGATGGGGGTTATTAATTTAGCCCACGGTGAATTAATGATGTTAGGTGCTTATACTACTTTTGTTGTTCAAAATCTATTTAAGCCTTTAGGAGAACCTTGGTTTAACTTTTATATTTTTGTGGCTATTCCTGCCGCTTTTATTGTTGCCGCCATCGCTGGAATAATATTGGAACGGGGAGTAATTCGTTTTCTTTATGGACGACCACTAGAAACTCTTTTAGCTACATGGGGAGTTAGTCTAATTCTCCGTCAATTGGTGAGAAGTGTAAATTGGTCGATGACGATTGGTTTAATCATATTTTCCGTAATGTTTTTTGGTGCAATGTGGTTTTTATCCCGTCAACAAAACTGGCAACAAATTCGTACTAAATTTCTTTCCATTACTTTACCTTTATCTAGTGCTATTGCCATTATTGCCGGAATTTTAATTAATAATTCGGGAAATCAAGCCTTAACAAAACCATGGTTTAGTGCCAGAAGTGTTGATGTCACTGCACCATCTTGGTTAAGAGGAGGAATTCCATTGGGAGGTTTTCAATTTCCAATGACTAGGGTTTTCATTATTGTGTTAACCATCCTTTGTATTCTAGCGGTATATTGGTTTTTAAATGCTTCCGATTGGGGATTAAAAATTAGAGCTGTAACTCAAAACCGTACCATGAGTTCTTGTTTAGGAATTCCCACCGCCACTGTTGACGCTCTCACATTTGCCCTCGGCTCTGGATTAGCCGGAATTGCTGGTGTCGCCATTAGCTTAATTGGTTCAGTAAGTCCAAATACAGGACAAAACTATATTGTTGATACTTTTATGGTGGTAGTTGTGGGAGGAGTTGGTAACTTGCTCGGATCAATTATTGCTGCTTTAGCCATTGGTATTGTAACTTATATTGTTGGGTCTGGTAGTTTAAGTTTAGTTTTAATGTCTCAAGATTCTTTAACTCCAATAATCGAGATAATTAATTTCTTTGCTACTACCAGTATGGCAAAAGTATTAGTATTTGTGATAATTATTGCCTTTTTACAAATTAAACCTTCTGGTATTTTTCCTCAAAAAGGTCGTACTGCTGAATTATAG
- a CDS encoding penicillin-binding protein 2, with protein sequence MPKNSQKNHKSTIKSINLDSVIRLGIIWFVLVLGSTGLAFRLYQLQIKQGDELSEKAKQQQTYNFRPYIPRRSVVDGRGNIVALDKVVYTVYVHPIMLSEENSIVAEKLANILVDRDKNEILKLLNSKKSGVLLDKTVSEDQGNKIKELGLEGIDLHRRYARFYPQGELFADIIGYVDTEHLGQAGIEYSQQKLIERDVSSVAMKSMLTVKRDGQGAIIPASLPDGIIELDDLQLKLTLDLRLQRAARDALKNQVKKFNAKRGAVIVMDVHTGAIVALASEPTYNPNQYSLYDFALYKNWTVTDSYEPGSTFKPLNVAIGLDEGVINSNSSVLDSPSVVIDGWPIANASKSGQGWVSVTKILEVSSNTGMIHIIQKISGSRYYERLQEFGMDRLMGLDLPFEATGYVKPKEVFTSTKIEPAVTAFGQGLSLTPLKLVQLHAALANGGKLVTPHVVEGLINQNGELESIPKREIKQLFKESSANSVVRMMQSVVDNGTGKAAQIDGYHIGGKTGTAQKHDGRGRYQANAKITSFISILPTDDPQYVILAVVDEPKGGNTFGSTVAAPIVKEVMNSIIRLKGIPPSYPIGLKKEKK encoded by the coding sequence GTGCCCAAAAATTCCCAAAAAAATCACAAATCAACTATTAAATCTATTAATCTTGATTCTGTGATTCGATTGGGGATTATTTGGTTTGTATTAGTTTTAGGTTCAACAGGGTTAGCATTTAGACTTTACCAATTACAAATAAAACAAGGGGATGAGTTAAGTGAAAAAGCGAAACAACAACAAACCTATAATTTTCGTCCTTATATTCCTCGCCGCTCTGTAGTTGATGGTAGAGGAAACATCGTTGCACTGGATAAGGTTGTCTATACAGTCTATGTTCATCCCATTATGTTATCAGAAGAAAATAGCATTGTAGCGGAGAAATTAGCCAATATTTTAGTTGATCGAGATAAAAATGAAATTTTAAAACTATTAAACAGCAAAAAATCAGGAGTTTTATTAGATAAAACCGTAAGTGAAGATCAAGGTAATAAAATCAAAGAATTAGGATTAGAAGGAATCGATCTTCATCGTCGTTATGCTCGTTTTTATCCTCAAGGAGAATTATTTGCTGATATTATTGGTTATGTCGATACAGAACATTTAGGACAAGCAGGAATCGAATATAGTCAACAAAAACTCATTGAAAGAGATGTCTCCAGCGTAGCAATGAAATCCATGTTAACGGTTAAAAGAGATGGACAAGGAGCAATTATCCCCGCATCTTTACCTGATGGGATTATTGAATTAGACGATCTTCAGTTGAAATTAACCTTAGATTTAAGATTACAACGAGCCGCTAGAGATGCGTTGAAAAATCAAGTTAAGAAATTTAACGCTAAAAGAGGAGCTGTAATCGTTATGGATGTTCATACAGGGGCGATCGTTGCCTTAGCTTCTGAACCTACTTATAATCCTAATCAATATTCTTTGTACGATTTTGCTTTATATAAAAATTGGACTGTTACCGATAGCTACGAGCCAGGCTCGACTTTTAAACCTCTGAATGTCGCTATTGGCTTAGATGAAGGGGTCATTAATTCTAATTCGAGTGTATTAGATTCACCTAGTGTTGTCATTGATGGTTGGCCCATTGCTAATGCTTCGAAAAGTGGACAAGGTTGGGTAAGTGTTACTAAAATCCTAGAAGTATCTAGCAATACTGGCATGATTCATATAATCCAAAAAATTAGTGGCTCAAGATATTACGAAAGATTACAAGAATTTGGTATGGATAGACTAATGGGTTTAGATTTACCTTTTGAAGCAACAGGATATGTAAAACCGAAAGAAGTCTTTACTTCTACAAAAATAGAACCAGCCGTGACAGCTTTTGGACAAGGATTATCTTTAACCCCTCTTAAATTAGTACAATTACACGCAGCCCTAGCCAACGGCGGAAAATTAGTAACACCTCATGTAGTAGAAGGTTTAATAAATCAAAATGGAGAATTAGAATCTATACCAAAACGGGAAATAAAACAACTGTTTAAAGAAAGTTCCGCTAATAGTGTAGTAAGAATGATGCAGTCAGTAGTAGATAATGGCACAGGAAAAGCCGCTCAAATTGATGGTTATCACATTGGTGGAAAAACAGGCACTGCCCAAAAACACGATGGTAGAGGTAGATACCAAGCTAATGCCAAAATTACCAGTTTTATTTCCATATTACCCACAGATGATCCCCAATACGTAATTCTTGCAGTAGTTGATGAACCAAAAGGAGGAAATACCTTCGGTTCGACGGTAGCAGCACCCATCGTCAAAGAAGTTATGAACTCTATAATTCGCCTAAAAGGCATACCTCCTTCTTATCCTATCGGTTTAAAAAAAGAGAAAAAATAA
- the bfr gene encoding bacterioferritin, whose amino-acid sequence MEGNQQVKLQLNQVLELKLTAINQFFLHARMCKSWGLNKLNDYEYRYSIKLMKQADKIIERVFFLEGLPNLQSLGKLLIGENVPEIIANDLTIAMGIADSLRTSINLCESLQDYVSRDLLTELLEETEEEIDWLESQQWLISNSGVENYLQSMI is encoded by the coding sequence ATGGAAGGAAATCAACAAGTCAAGCTCCAATTAAATCAAGTTTTGGAGTTAAAATTAACGGCTATTAACCAATTTTTTCTCCACGCTAGAATGTGTAAAAGTTGGGGTTTAAATAAATTAAACGACTATGAGTATCGCTACTCGATTAAGTTAATGAAACAAGCTGACAAAATTATTGAAAGAGTTTTTTTTCTGGAGGGTTTACCCAACCTACAAAGTTTAGGTAAATTACTCATTGGTGAAAATGTACCTGAAATAATTGCTAATGATTTAACTATTGCGATGGGAATTGCTGATAGCTTACGCACTTCTATTAATCTCTGTGAATCTTTACAAGACTACGTCAGTCGAGATTTATTAACGGAATTATTAGAAGAAACTGAAGAAGAAATTGATTGGTTAGAATCTCAACAATGGTTAATCAGTAATTCTGGTGTCGAAAATTATTTACAGTCTATGATCTAA
- the bfr gene encoding bacterioferritin produces the protein MKGNKKVIKQLQKLLRSELSARDQYFTHSRMYDDWGLTKLYDRINHEMQDETHHADMLIKRLLFLETTPDLSDQEALKIGSNVLEMLQNDLDLEYKVIADLKEAIAISEQEQDYQTRELLRVMLGDTEEDHAYWLEKQLGLIDKIGLPNYLQSQM, from the coding sequence ATGAAAGGTAATAAAAAAGTTATTAAGCAGTTGCAAAAACTACTACGTAGTGAGTTATCGGCTAGAGATCAATATTTTACTCATTCTCGTATGTATGATGATTGGGGTTTAACGAAACTCTATGATCGCATTAACCATGAAATGCAAGATGAAACTCATCATGCAGATATGTTGATTAAGCGTTTATTATTTTTAGAAACAACCCCTGATTTATCTGATCAAGAAGCCTTAAAAATCGGTTCTAATGTACTAGAAATGCTCCAAAACGATCTTGATTTAGAATATAAAGTTATTGCTGATTTAAAAGAGGCGATCGCCATTTCTGAACAAGAACAAGATTACCAAACTAGAGAATTATTGAGAGTAATGTTAGGAGACACAGAAGAGGATCATGCTTACTGGTTAGAAAAACAGTTAGGATTGATTGACAAAATTGGTTTACCTAATTATTTACAATCACAAATGTAA
- a CDS encoding NAD(P)H dehydrogenase subunit NdhS, producing MIILPGTIVTVTNVNDIYYRFEGLVQRVTDGKAAVLFEGGNWDKLITFKLSELEIVDPKKK from the coding sequence ATGATAATTTTACCCGGCACTATTGTTACCGTTACCAATGTTAATGACATTTATTACCGTTTTGAAGGTTTAGTACAAAGAGTCACTGATGGTAAAGCGGCAGTTTTATTTGAAGGTGGCAATTGGGATAAACTTATTACTTTTAAATTATCAGAATTAGAAATAGTTGATCCTAAAAAGAAATAA
- a CDS encoding phycobiliprotein lyase, whose product MNINTFLDKTAGEWFSQRTTYNISQDEVDNSKANVTINLLSSGESQVTQLCNQYNFNLDLSLGGIFSSWDNSPDWGKPKQQGENLMLVFRDENDDNTGTIFRFLKDNQGLIGKYVLAEDESLTLILEKNNQYIAERIWFANDNLRLRNTVIKDNEQVIQTSFYSEIRKIVSK is encoded by the coding sequence ATGAATATCAACACTTTTTTAGATAAAACGGCGGGTGAATGGTTTTCTCAACGCACTACTTATAATATTTCTCAGGATGAAGTTGACAACAGCAAAGCCAATGTAACTATTAATCTTTTATCCTCTGGGGAGTCACAAGTTACTCAATTATGTAATCAGTACAATTTTAATTTAGATTTGAGTCTAGGGGGGATATTTTCTAGTTGGGATAATTCCCCTGATTGGGGGAAACCCAAACAACAGGGCGAAAATTTAATGTTAGTTTTTAGAGATGAAAATGATGATAACACAGGAACAATTTTCAGATTTTTAAAAGATAATCAAGGTTTAATCGGTAAATATGTTTTAGCGGAAGATGAATCTTTAACTCTAATTCTTGAGAAAAATAATCAATATATTGCAGAAAGAATTTGGTTTGCTAATGATAATTTACGTTTGCGTAACACTGTTATTAAAGATAATGAACAAGTCATTCAAACTTCTTTTTATTCAGAAATTAGAAAAATAGTTAGCAAATAG
- a CDS encoding pitrilysin family protein, whose amino-acid sequence MLKKILSWCFISILIWSIFPNLALAKQSIGNQSQSIRPYLEQVKANITEFTLDNNINFIVLENKKAPVISFVTYVDVGGVNEPVNKTGVAHFLEHLAFKGTKEIGTTNYQEEKIILDRLDQIFEEIKQVKKEGNNERLSKLQAQFQELNAQASKFVNQNEFGQIIELEGGVGLNAATSADATVYFYNFPANKLELWMYLESDRFLNPVFREFYTEKQVILEERKLRTDNSPIGKMVEAFLDSAFTQHPYKRPVIGYETDISNLTRNDVQNFFDTYYGGSNITIAIVGDVNPQEVKAMAQKYFGAFPTITKPANLTIIEPKQSKTKEVTVEYPSQPIYLEGYHIPDSNHPDYIVYDMIGSILSDGRTSRLYQSLVENQQIALMAQGFTGFPGDKYPNLMLFYAMSAPNRNLEELEVALHSEIEKLKTQPVSEDELERVKTQAKAGLLREVNSNAGMARLLAEYQGKTGDWRNLFTRLDAISAVTADDIQRVAKATFTSENKTIARLKTINNN is encoded by the coding sequence ATGTTAAAAAAAATATTGTCTTGGTGTTTTATCAGTATTTTGATTTGGAGTATTTTTCCTAATTTAGCATTAGCGAAACAATCAATAGGTAATCAATCACAATCAATTCGACCTTATTTAGAACAAGTTAAAGCAAATATTACTGAATTTACTTTAGATAATAATATTAATTTTATTGTTTTAGAAAATAAAAAAGCTCCAGTTATTTCTTTTGTTACTTATGTTGATGTGGGAGGAGTAAATGAGCCTGTAAATAAAACAGGAGTTGCCCATTTTTTAGAACATTTAGCCTTTAAAGGCACTAAAGAAATTGGCACGACCAATTATCAAGAAGAAAAGATTATTTTAGATCGATTAGATCAAATTTTTGAAGAAATAAAGCAAGTTAAAAAAGAAGGTAATAATGAAAGGTTATCTAAATTACAAGCACAGTTTCAAGAATTAAATGCACAAGCTAGTAAATTTGTTAATCAAAATGAATTTGGACAAATTATTGAATTAGAAGGAGGTGTTGGCTTAAATGCTGCTACTTCTGCCGATGCAACTGTTTACTTTTATAATTTTCCAGCCAATAAATTAGAATTATGGATGTATTTAGAATCTGATCGATTTTTAAATCCTGTATTTAGAGAATTTTACACAGAAAAACAAGTCATTTTAGAGGAAAGAAAACTCCGCACCGATAACTCTCCTATTGGTAAAATGGTAGAGGCATTTTTAGATAGTGCTTTTACTCAACATCCCTATAAACGTCCTGTGATTGGTTATGAGACAGACATAAGTAATCTTACCCGTAACGATGTCCAAAATTTCTTTGATACTTATTATGGTGGAAGTAATATTACTATTGCTATTGTTGGTGATGTTAATCCTCAAGAAGTAAAAGCCATGGCACAGAAATATTTTGGTGCTTTTCCTACCATCACAAAACCAGCTAATCTTACTATAATTGAACCGAAGCAAAGCAAAACTAAAGAAGTAACAGTTGAATACCCTTCTCAGCCTATTTACCTTGAAGGTTATCATATTCCCGATTCAAATCACCCAGATTATATAGTTTATGATATGATAGGTTCAATTTTAAGTGATGGACGTACTTCTCGTCTCTATCAATCTTTGGTAGAAAATCAGCAAATTGCTTTAATGGCACAGGGTTTTACAGGCTTTCCGGGAGACAAATACCCTAATTTGATGTTATTTTATGCTATGTCTGCCCCTAATCGCAACCTTGAAGAGCTAGAAGTGGCTTTACATTCAGAAATTGAAAAACTAAAAACTCAACCTGTAAGTGAAGATGAATTAGAAAGAGTCAAAACTCAAGCTAAAGCAGGTTTATTAAGAGAAGTAAATTCCAATGCAGGAATGGCAAGATTATTAGCTGAATATCAAGGAAAAACCGGAGATTGGCGTAATTTATTTACTCGTTTGGATGCTATTTCGGCTGTCACTGCTGATGATATTCAACGAGTAGCAAAAGCAACTTTCACTTCTGAAAATAAAACTATTGCTAGACTTAAAACAATTAACAATAATTAA
- the csaB gene encoding polysaccharide pyruvyl transferase CsaB — MKKAVICGYYGQGNAGDEALLVCVLETLPNNFKPIVLSGNPNKTSENYNVISYSRLNIIKEILKLGKKDLFIWGGGSLIQDVTSKKSAIFYLTLMILAQFKGLKTVAYAQGIGPIKTPFIRWLTKQVLRKCDGVSVRDKASAKLLKIWGIKYFLAADPVWALSSKIKQNLELLPNPRIAVNLRSHSSLTEEKIDIISKALIQFKKEIKANIILIPFQKSKDLEICKKVAKNLDNHCQIIMIENPQELKGLFKEVDMMIGMRLHSLIMAKSEQCKCFALSYDPKVASLMKETDIEGYELTELPSEINILTEKWLTIYKKVTNLADNKLMFLAESALQHQHLFDSVI, encoded by the coding sequence ATGAAAAAAGCGGTAATTTGTGGTTATTATGGACAAGGAAATGCGGGAGATGAGGCTTTATTAGTATGTGTTTTAGAAACATTACCTAATAATTTTAAGCCTATAGTTTTATCGGGAAATCCAAATAAAACCAGTGAAAATTATAATGTTATTAGTTATTCTCGGTTAAATATTATTAAAGAAATTTTAAAATTAGGAAAAAAAGACTTATTTATTTGGGGTGGTGGAAGTTTAATTCAAGATGTTACCAGTAAAAAAAGTGCTATTTTTTATTTAACTTTAATGATTTTAGCACAGTTCAAAGGTTTAAAAACGGTTGCTTATGCTCAAGGAATTGGACCGATAAAAACTCCATTTATTCGTTGGTTAACTAAACAAGTCTTAAGAAAATGCGATGGGGTTAGTGTAAGAGATAAAGCATCTGCTAAATTATTAAAAATTTGGGGAATTAAATACTTTTTAGCGGCAGATCCTGTGTGGGCATTATCTAGTAAAATTAAGCAAAATTTAGAGTTATTACCTAATCCAAGAATTGCCGTTAATTTAAGATCTCATAGTAGCTTAACCGAGGAAAAAATAGACATAATCAGTAAAGCCTTAATCCAGTTTAAAAAAGAAATAAAAGCAAATATTATATTAATACCATTTCAAAAATCAAAAGACTTAGAAATTTGTAAAAAAGTAGCCAAAAATTTAGATAATCATTGTCAAATTATTATGATAGAAAATCCTCAAGAATTAAAAGGATTATTTAAAGAAGTTGATATGATGATTGGAATGCGTTTACACAGTTTAATCATGGCAAAAAGTGAACAATGTAAATGTTTTGCATTATCTTATGATCCAAAAGTGGCGAGTTTAATGAAAGAAACTGATATAGAAGGTTATGAATTGACAGAATTACCGAGTGAAATTAATATACTTACAGAAAAATGGTTAACAATTTATAAAAAGGTAACAAATTTAGCAGATAATAAATTAATGTTTTTAGCTGAAAGTGCTTTACAACATCAGCATTTATTTGATTCAGTAATTTAG
- a CDS encoding WecB/TagA/CpsF family glycosyltransferase produces MKTFPVLNLPVHLSDNYEDLLINRIDKAESTHVVTMNSEMAMMAQKNHDLGNAIRKADLVVPDGSGIIFYLWRRGQKQQRIAGIELAYSLVENLGNRGEKYPICFYGGAPGVTKKAAQMWQEKIPNINIIYNHGYLSEVQLETWCATIQEIQPRLILVGLGVPRQELWIMNHRYLAPNAVWIGVGGSFDIWGNVKERAPEFFCNNHLEWLYRLYQEPFRWKRMLALPQFFFKAIFYPY; encoded by the coding sequence ATGAAAACTTTTCCTGTACTTAATTTACCTGTTCATTTAAGTGATAATTACGAGGATTTACTAATCAATCGTATTGATAAGGCGGAATCTACTCATGTTGTCACAATGAATTCAGAAATGGCAATGATGGCACAAAAAAATCATGATTTAGGCAATGCTATCAGAAAAGCGGATTTAGTTGTACCTGATGGTTCTGGTATTATCTTTTATTTATGGCGTAGAGGACAAAAACAACAAAGAATCGCAGGAATAGAATTAGCATATTCTCTAGTAGAAAATTTAGGTAACAGAGGTGAAAAATATCCCATTTGTTTTTATGGTGGTGCACCGGGTGTTACCAAAAAAGCGGCTCAAATGTGGCAGGAAAAAATTCCTAATATAAATATTATCTATAATCACGGTTATCTTTCAGAAGTACAGTTAGAAACTTGGTGTGCAACGATTCAAGAAATTCAACCTAGATTAATTTTAGTCGGTTTAGGAGTGCCAAGACAAGAACTATGGATTATGAATCATCGTTATTTAGCTCCCAATGCAGTGTGGATTGGTGTTGGTGGTAGTTTTGATATTTGGGGAAATGTAAAAGAAAGAGCCCCAGAATTTTTCTGTAATAATCATTTAGAATGGCTATATCGATTATATCAAGAGCCTTTTCGCTGGAAAAGAATGTTAGCTTTACCGCAGTTTTTTTTCAAAGCAATATTTTATCCTTACTGA
- a CDS encoding serine/threonine-protein kinase — protein sequence MSYWKTGRIIQKGKYVIEKVLGAGGAGITYGAKDVQTGNLVAIKTLNATIQAQPDFSKHQERFIQEAFRLAKCNHPHVIQVDDVCQEKELWCMVMEYIDGGNLESLVKKKGGLEEVEAIRYIYQVGSALSYIHKQGILHRDVKPANIMRRRQTNDAVLIDFGLARDFIEDKTQIHTNSRTEGFAPLEQYLRNAKRGAYTDVYALAATLYYILTLQIPFPAQFRSQGISLIPPQQHNSKISDRTNLAILKGMELESENRPQSVAQWLNMLTENSQINLSVSEKKEENPPVNSPPKTPVNNLPIMPVPPVPVTRKVRKVTKIPKVISDNDYRYDPLSPHRFEDQKSTVIPQKISIIEPNLTNSNVPTQVSSPETISESDSIICLSEVGVNYDHLEELLKNQQWQKADEETHQLMLKALQRQDSGWINKDLMRTFPCRDLQTIDQLWTKYSNGKFGFSVQKRIYLSLGGKREYDKKVWEVVGDRLGWRINGTWLFQDILIYNIKAPQGHLPSVAMSGLLERGIYTLISRTMDCNIS from the coding sequence ATGAGTTATTGGAAAACAGGACGGATTATCCAGAAGGGAAAGTATGTGATTGAGAAAGTTTTAGGTGCTGGAGGTGCAGGTATTACTTATGGTGCTAAAGATGTTCAAACAGGTAATCTTGTGGCGATTAAAACTTTAAATGCCACTATTCAGGCACAACCAGATTTTTCTAAACACCAAGAAAGGTTTATTCAAGAGGCTTTTCGTTTAGCTAAATGTAATCATCCTCATGTAATTCAAGTTGATGATGTCTGCCAAGAGAAAGAATTGTGGTGCATGGTAATGGAATATATTGATGGTGGTAATTTAGAATCTTTAGTCAAAAAAAAAGGTGGTTTAGAAGAAGTAGAAGCTATACGTTATATTTATCAAGTAGGTAGTGCATTAAGTTATATTCATAAGCAAGGAATTTTACATCGTGATGTTAAACCAGCTAACATTATGCGTCGTCGTCAGACTAATGATGCAGTTTTAATTGATTTTGGTTTAGCACGAGATTTTATTGAAGATAAAACCCAAATTCATACCAATTCTCGTACAGAAGGTTTTGCACCGTTAGAACAATATTTAAGAAATGCTAAAAGAGGAGCTTATACTGATGTTTATGCTCTTGCGGCTACTTTATATTATATTTTAACTTTACAAATTCCTTTTCCCGCTCAATTTCGTAGTCAAGGCATTAGTTTAATTCCTCCTCAGCAACATAATTCTAAAATAAGCGATCGCACTAATTTAGCTATTCTTAAGGGTATGGAATTAGAATCAGAAAACCGTCCTCAATCCGTAGCTCAATGGTTAAATATGTTAACGGAAAATAGTCAAATTAATCTTTCTGTCTCAGAAAAAAAAGAAGAAAATCCTCCTGTCAATTCTCCCCCAAAAACTCCCGTTAATAACTTACCAATAATGCCTGTGCCTCCTGTGCCTGTGACGAGAAAAGTAAGAAAAGTTACAAAAATACCGAAGGTAATATCAGATAATGATTATCGTTATGATCCTCTTTCTCCCCATCGATTTGAAGATCAAAAGTCAACGGTTATTCCTCAAAAAATCTCAATTATTGAGCCGAATTTAACTAATTCTAATGTACCGACACAAGTCTCTTCTCCTGAAACCATTTCTGAATCGGATTCAATTATTTGTCTTTCAGAAGTCGGAGTCAATTATGATCATTTAGAGGAGTTATTAAAAAATCAACAATGGCAAAAAGCTGACGAAGAAACTCATCAATTGATGTTAAAAGCATTACAAAGACAAGATTCTGGTTGGATAAATAAGGATTTAATGCGTACTTTTCCTTGTCGAGACTTACAAACCATAGATCAATTATGGACAAAATATAGCAATGGTAAATTTGGTTTTTCGGTACAAAAACGCATCTATCTCAGTTTAGGTGGGAAACGAGAATATGATAAAAAAGTTTGGGAAGTTGTTGGCGATCGTTTAGGATGGAGAATAAATGGAACATGGTTATTTCAAGATATACTAATTTATAACATAAAAGCACCTCAAGGACATTTACCTTCCGTCGCCATGTCAGGATTATTAGAAAGAGGAATTTATACTCTCATATCTAGAACTATGGATTGTAATATTAGTTAA
- a CDS encoding pentapeptide repeat-containing protein → MSDFFTEINQRYLLGERNFHQHNFSKANLKGINLAQANLKNSDLSFANLENANLTDANLSKCNLKGANLTGANLTNAIIDDSDLSYSKLNKANLSGIHGRKANFRQAYLNNVNLQKAYLSGANFTQSSLNNSDLSYSNLKRTEFQNAFLTGVNLTEAYLSESSMLGTCLTSAIIYKTYFREAKYNHKTIFDTKFNPQLMGMISVELNNFTIEDVLKAINYLSKCSQKYLGVNLVVKYLHSSKLENDWLNKFQVDNYGNVIYLGSKFNYIDDFQLKWYRQWVKEYFNRCSFIINNFRELIQDDLSSSPYQIHLPLAA, encoded by the coding sequence ATGAGTGACTTTTTTACAGAAATAAATCAACGTTACCTCTTAGGAGAAAGAAATTTTCATCAGCACAATTTCTCCAAAGCAAATTTAAAAGGTATTAATTTGGCACAAGCAAATTTAAAAAATAGTGACTTAAGTTTTGCGAATTTAGAAAATGCCAATTTAACCGATGCTAATCTCAGTAAATGCAATTTAAAGGGTGCAAATCTTACAGGTGCAAATTTAACAAATGCGATTATTGATGATAGTGATTTAAGTTACAGTAAATTGAATAAAGCTAACCTTTCAGGTATTCATGGTAGAAAAGCGAATTTTCGTCAGGCATATCTTAATAATGTTAATCTACAAAAGGCTTATTTAAGTGGTGCAAATTTTACCCAGAGTTCACTAAATAATTCTGATTTATCTTACAGTAATTTAAAGAGAACAGAATTTCAAAACGCTTTCCTTACGGGAGTTAATTTAACAGAAGCATATCTATCAGAATCAAGTATGTTAGGTACTTGCTTAACTTCTGCTATTATTTATAAAACTTACTTTAGAGAAGCAAAATATAATCATAAGACGATTTTTGATACCAAATTTAACCCTCAATTAATGGGTATGATTTCTGTTGAATTGAATAACTTCACCATCGAAGATGTCTTAAAAGCGATTAACTACCTTAGCAAATGTAGTCAAAAATATTTAGGGGTAAATCTAGTAGTAAAATATCTACATTCCTCTAAGCTAGAAAACGACTGGTTAAATAAATTTCAAGTCGATAATTATGGTAACGTTATATACCTAGGTTCAAAATTCAATTATATTGATGATTTTCAACTAAAATGGTATCGTCAATGGGTAAAAGAATATTTTAATCGTTGTTCTTTTATTATCAATAATTTTAGGGAATTAATTCAAGACGATTTGTCATCATCACCTTATCAAATACATTTGCCTCTTGCCGCCTAA